The following are encoded together in the Mesoterricola sediminis genome:
- the uvrA gene encoding excinuclease ABC subunit UvrA, whose protein sequence is MDSITIKGARVHNLKNVDLTLPRNRLVVITGLSGSGKSSLAFDTLYAEGQRRYVESLSSYARMFLDQMEKPDVDSIEGLSPAISIEQKTTSRNPRSTVATVTEIYDYLRLLFARVGKPMCMACGRPISSQTVQEMADQILARPEGTRIQVMAPVVRARKGEFKKLLADLMKRGYIRARVNGEMLDLTDGLPDLDKQKKHTIEVVIDRLKNAEGISSRLADSLEIACGLAEGSALVDLGGEERLFSSKLACNHVTCARFGQGLPDLEPRSFSFNSPFGACPACDGLGFKRQFAEELIVPNPDLSIAQGCFTASGWKTAGEDGWRGQFLAQLSKAMGFKLDTPWKKLSADVRRVLLHGLDRKMKFVYQNKGNRYEFMHEFEGVIGNLERRYRETTSEEIRAEMEESMRVIPCETCEGTRLKPEILSVFVQGKHIAGVCAQSVREARAWFDALALEGTEAVIAGKVLKEIKERLGFLDDVGLGYLTLDRSAATLSGGEGQRIRLATQIGSKLQGVMYVLDEPSIGLHQRDNQKLLATLKEMRDLGNSVFVVEHDLDTILAADHVVDLGPGAGEHGGRVVAQGTPQEIARSATSVTGAFLCGKEHIPVPRKRRKAARGVIQVLGAQENNLQKVDAAFPIGLFTCVTGVSGSGKSTLVNEILYKALANQLHQGVHVVGRHKAIKGLELIDKVIDIDQAPIGRTPRSNPATYTGLFTPLRELFSQLPESRARGYTPGRFSFNVKGGRCEKCEGDGLIRIEMHFLPDVYVTCEQCKGKRYNRETLEIHYKGKSISDILAMTVEEALGIFEPVPTLANKLQTLVDVGLGYIRLGQSATTLSGGEAQRVKLARELSKRQTGKTLYILDEPTTGLHLKDIQKLLEVIHRLMEAGNTVVVIEHNLDVIKTADWILDMGPEGGGEGGRIIATGTPEEVARDKGSVTGRFLKPYLK, encoded by the coding sequence ATGGACAGCATCACGATCAAGGGCGCCCGGGTCCACAACCTGAAGAACGTCGACCTGACCCTTCCCCGGAACCGGCTCGTCGTCATCACGGGCCTGTCGGGCAGCGGCAAGTCGAGCCTGGCCTTCGACACGCTCTACGCCGAAGGGCAGCGCCGCTACGTCGAGAGCCTGTCTTCGTACGCCCGCATGTTCCTGGACCAGATGGAAAAGCCCGACGTCGACAGCATCGAGGGGCTCTCCCCGGCCATCTCCATCGAGCAGAAGACCACCAGCCGCAACCCCCGGTCCACCGTGGCCACCGTCACGGAGATCTACGACTACCTCCGCCTGCTCTTCGCGCGGGTGGGCAAGCCCATGTGCATGGCCTGCGGCCGGCCCATCTCCAGCCAGACCGTGCAGGAGATGGCCGACCAGATCCTGGCCCGTCCCGAGGGCACCCGGATCCAGGTCATGGCCCCGGTCGTCCGGGCCCGCAAGGGCGAGTTCAAGAAGCTCCTGGCCGACCTCATGAAGCGGGGCTACATCCGGGCCCGGGTCAACGGCGAGATGCTGGACCTCACCGACGGCCTGCCCGACCTGGACAAGCAGAAGAAGCACACCATCGAGGTGGTCATCGACCGCCTCAAGAACGCCGAGGGCATCAGCTCCCGCCTGGCGGACAGCCTCGAGATCGCCTGCGGCCTCGCCGAAGGGTCCGCCCTCGTGGACCTGGGCGGCGAGGAGCGCCTCTTCTCCAGCAAGCTGGCCTGCAACCATGTGACGTGCGCCCGGTTCGGCCAGGGCCTGCCCGACCTGGAGCCCCGCTCCTTCTCCTTCAACTCCCCCTTCGGCGCCTGCCCCGCCTGCGACGGCCTGGGCTTCAAGCGCCAGTTCGCCGAGGAGCTCATCGTCCCCAACCCCGACCTGAGCATCGCCCAGGGCTGCTTCACGGCCAGCGGCTGGAAGACGGCGGGCGAGGACGGTTGGCGCGGCCAGTTCCTGGCCCAGCTCTCCAAGGCCATGGGGTTCAAGCTCGACACCCCCTGGAAGAAGCTGAGCGCCGACGTGCGGCGGGTGCTCCTCCACGGCCTCGACCGGAAGATGAAGTTCGTCTACCAGAACAAGGGGAACCGCTACGAGTTCATGCACGAGTTCGAGGGGGTGATCGGCAACCTGGAGCGCCGCTACCGGGAGACCACGAGCGAGGAGATCCGGGCCGAGATGGAGGAGTCCATGCGGGTCATCCCCTGCGAGACCTGCGAGGGCACCCGCCTCAAGCCCGAGATCCTGTCCGTCTTCGTCCAGGGCAAGCACATCGCCGGCGTCTGCGCCCAGAGCGTGCGCGAGGCCCGGGCCTGGTTCGACGCCCTCGCCCTGGAGGGCACCGAGGCCGTCATCGCCGGCAAGGTGCTCAAGGAGATCAAGGAGCGCCTGGGCTTCCTGGACGACGTCGGCCTGGGCTACCTGACCCTGGACCGCTCCGCGGCCACCCTCAGCGGCGGCGAGGGCCAGCGCATCCGCCTGGCCACCCAGATCGGGTCCAAGCTCCAGGGCGTCATGTACGTGCTCGACGAGCCCAGCATCGGCCTCCACCAGCGGGACAACCAGAAGCTCCTGGCCACCCTCAAGGAGATGCGGGACCTGGGCAACAGCGTGTTCGTGGTCGAGCACGACCTGGACACCATCCTCGCCGCGGACCACGTGGTGGACCTGGGGCCCGGGGCCGGCGAGCACGGGGGCCGCGTGGTGGCCCAGGGCACCCCCCAGGAGATCGCCCGCAGCGCCACCTCGGTCACCGGGGCCTTCCTCTGCGGCAAGGAGCACATCCCCGTCCCGCGGAAGCGCCGCAAGGCCGCCCGGGGCGTCATCCAGGTGCTCGGCGCCCAGGAGAACAACCTCCAGAAGGTGGACGCGGCCTTCCCCATCGGCCTGTTCACTTGCGTGACCGGCGTTTCCGGCTCCGGCAAGAGCACCCTCGTCAACGAGATCCTCTACAAGGCCCTGGCCAACCAGCTCCACCAGGGCGTCCACGTCGTGGGCCGGCACAAGGCCATCAAGGGCCTGGAGCTCATCGACAAGGTCATCGACATCGACCAGGCCCCCATCGGGCGCACGCCCCGTTCGAACCCGGCCACGTACACCGGGCTCTTCACGCCCCTGCGGGAACTCTTCAGCCAGCTCCCCGAAAGCCGGGCCCGGGGGTACACGCCGGGGCGCTTCAGCTTCAACGTCAAGGGCGGCCGGTGCGAGAAATGCGAGGGCGACGGCCTGATCCGCATCGAGATGCACTTCCTCCCCGACGTCTACGTCACCTGCGAGCAGTGCAAGGGCAAGCGCTACAACCGGGAGACCCTGGAGATCCACTACAAGGGCAAGAGCATCTCCGACATCCTGGCCATGACCGTGGAGGAGGCCCTGGGCATCTTCGAGCCCGTCCCGACCCTCGCCAACAAGCTCCAGACGCTGGTGGACGTGGGCCTGGGCTACATCCGCCTGGGCCAGAGCGCCACCACCCTCTCCGGCGGAGAGGCCCAGCGGGTCAAGCTGGCCCGGGAGCTGTCCAAGCGGCAGACGGGCAAGACCCTCTACATCCTGGACGAGCCGACCACGGGCCTCCACCTCAAGGACATCCAGAAGCTCCTGGAGGTGATCCACCGCCTCATGGAGGCCGGGAACACCGTCGTGGTCATCGAGCACAACCTGGACGTCATCAAGACCGCCGACTGGATCCTGGACATGGGGCCCGAGGGCGGCGGCGAGGGCGGGCGCATCATCGCCACGGGCACCCCCGAGGAGGTGGCCCGGGACAAGGGCAGCGTCACGGGCCGCTTCCTGAAGCCCTACCTCAAGTAG
- the fliW gene encoding flagellar assembly protein FliW — MSQEGLIVHFPSALPGFPDLRDFRLLEPEGGYPLKFLQAVERPEISFTCMDAATVKLDYDVPLGDDESRLLGLTSPSEALVLAMVVVPAQDPRRMTANLAGPLVINTRTRVGCQVRLDTRAFPLEYPVLLPPEQDVLTFQDGLVGFPDLHRFQLLEPSDAYPLKFLHPLDREDIHFVCIDVAAIKPDYQVPLNEEEAEALAIEQPSDALVLALVVVPEDPRLMTANLAGPILVNLRTRQGRQIVLSSEKFPLKYPVIGDN; from the coding sequence ATGAGCCAGGAAGGACTGATCGTTCATTTCCCCAGCGCGCTGCCGGGCTTCCCCGACCTCCGGGACTTCCGCCTCCTGGAGCCGGAGGGGGGCTATCCGCTCAAGTTCCTCCAGGCCGTCGAGCGTCCCGAGATTTCCTTCACCTGCATGGACGCCGCCACGGTCAAGCTGGACTACGATGTGCCCCTGGGCGACGACGAAAGCCGCCTCCTGGGCCTGACGTCCCCCAGCGAGGCCCTGGTCCTCGCCATGGTCGTGGTGCCGGCGCAGGACCCCCGGCGGATGACGGCCAACCTCGCCGGTCCGCTCGTCATCAACACCCGCACCCGGGTGGGGTGCCAGGTCCGGCTGGACACGCGCGCCTTCCCCCTGGAATATCCGGTCCTCCTCCCCCCGGAACAGGACGTGCTCACCTTCCAGGACGGCCTGGTGGGCTTCCCGGACCTGCACCGGTTCCAGCTGCTGGAACCCTCCGACGCCTATCCCTTGAAGTTCCTCCACCCCCTGGACCGGGAGGACATCCACTTCGTGTGCATCGATGTGGCGGCCATCAAGCCGGACTACCAGGTGCCCCTGAACGAGGAGGAGGCGGAGGCCCTGGCGATCGAGCAGCCCTCCGACGCCCTCGTCCTGGCCCTCGTGGTCGTGCCCGAGGATCCCCGGCTCATGACAGCCAACCTGGCCGGCCCCATCCTCGTGAACCTCCGGACCCGCCAGGGCCGGCAGATCGTGCTCAGCAGCGAGAAGTTCCCCTTGAAATATCCCGTGATCGGCGACAACTAG
- the csrA gene encoding carbon storage regulator CsrA, translating to MLVITRKLNQSLIINGNIEVFVVGLTKEGVRLGIKAPKDVQVHRREVFDDIAAQNRAATTQAKEGGLSLQDAAALLRSRLAKARPDQDR from the coding sequence ATGCTGGTCATCACCCGAAAGCTCAATCAGTCGCTCATCATCAATGGGAACATCGAGGTGTTCGTCGTCGGCCTCACGAAGGAAGGGGTGCGCCTGGGCATCAAGGCCCCCAAGGACGTCCAGGTCCACCGGCGCGAGGTCTTCGACGACATCGCCGCCCAGAACCGCGCCGCGACCACCCAGGCCAAGGAAGGCGGCCTGAGCCTCCAGGACGCCGCGGCCCTGCTGCGGTCCCGCCTGGCTAAAGCCAGGCCGGACCAGGACCGATAA
- a CDS encoding putative motility protein — METASLSTESVLAAAMAPVAGAYSVGVARKALDVTRAEGEALVRMLDAAGGIGQNVDTTA; from the coding sequence TTGGAGACCGCATCCCTTTCCACCGAATCCGTCCTCGCCGCCGCCATGGCCCCGGTGGCCGGCGCCTACAGCGTCGGCGTGGCCCGGAAGGCCCTGGACGTCACCCGCGCCGAGGGCGAGGCCCTGGTCCGCATGCTGGACGCCGCGGGCGGGATCGGCCAGAACGTGGACACCACCGCCTGA
- a CDS encoding CHAD domain-containing protein, giving the protein MHGLDMSVLLHRALEARLGRLMEILGGPAWAGDPGALHDARVASRRVRAVLDLVRPDCYPGLQRHRRALRRLTRALGTLRELDVHTAFLEDLAWRLPGVTPGAALEHALEGLDRQRRKRRAHLAADLPLRGLRRLPELLEVPSLPEPFRPSRLADDVWAALGPRFDEAFALLPGLLELEDPEALHRARIRLKRLRYALEALAGAWPEPPAPALAGLKDLQAALGEHHDLATLESGLQRLLAGLEGRGRRILAQGLVELLACAGDARLAAFHRFRTAAAAAPSRPLRSGLRLGLGLPEEETP; this is encoded by the coding sequence ATGCACGGCCTGGACATGAGCGTCCTGCTCCACCGCGCCCTCGAGGCGCGGCTGGGGCGTCTCATGGAGATCCTGGGCGGCCCCGCCTGGGCCGGGGACCCGGGGGCCCTCCACGACGCCCGGGTCGCCTCGCGGCGGGTCCGGGCCGTCCTGGACCTGGTCCGGCCGGACTGCTACCCCGGCCTCCAGCGCCACCGGCGCGCCCTGCGCCGCCTGACCCGCGCCCTGGGGACGCTCCGGGAGCTGGATGTCCACACCGCCTTCCTGGAGGACTTGGCCTGGCGCCTGCCCGGGGTGACCCCCGGGGCGGCCCTGGAGCATGCCCTCGAAGGCCTGGACCGCCAACGGAGGAAGCGGAGAGCTCACCTGGCCGCCGACCTGCCCCTGCGGGGCCTCCGTCGCCTGCCCGAGCTCCTGGAGGTGCCGAGCCTGCCGGAGCCCTTCCGGCCGAGTCGCCTCGCCGACGACGTCTGGGCCGCCCTCGGCCCCCGCTTCGACGAGGCCTTCGCCCTCCTCCCCGGGCTCCTGGAGCTGGAGGACCCGGAGGCCCTCCACCGGGCCCGGATCCGCCTCAAGCGCCTCCGCTACGCCCTGGAGGCCCTCGCCGGCGCCTGGCCGGAGCCCCCCGCCCCGGCCCTGGCGGGCCTGAAGGACCTGCAGGCCGCCCTGGGGGAGCACCACGACCTGGCCACCCTCGAGTCCGGGCTCCAGCGCCTCCTGGCGGGCCTCGAGGGCCGCGGGCGCCGGATCCTCGCCCAGGGCCTCGTCGAGCTCCTGGCCTGCGCGGGTGACGCCCGCCTGGCCGCGTTCCACCGGTTCCGGACCGCGGCGGCCGCCGCCCCGTCCCGGCCGCTCCGGTCCGGCCTGCGCCTGGGCCTGGGCCTTCCCGAGGAGGAGACCCCTTGA